One region of Mucilaginibacter gotjawali genomic DNA includes:
- a CDS encoding sugar porter family MFS transporter → MINSSMATGIKFNTPYILGISFVSALGGYLFGFDFAVIAGALPFLRTAFHLSPAWEGFLTGTLALGCIAGCLLAGNIADRYGRKPGLIISAAIFAISSLGMAFSPHLPEFLIMRFSAGIGVGMASMLSPLYIAEVSPANVRGRNVAINQLTIVLGILITNLVNYMLAGNGTATWRWMFGLGFIPSSLFLFGVLFLPESPRWLLKAGHTQKATAILTKIGSPEFVNQSLLEIGKMVKQGETGSYSAVFAKAVRPAVVVGITLAVFQQFCGINVVFNYTSTIFKSVGANLDKQLLETVAIGIVNTLFTLLAMWQVDKLGRRPLMLIGSLGLSVVYVVLAFLLMQQSGIIAISVFVLLAIGLYATSLAPVTWVIISEIFPNNIRGTASSVAVVSLWIAYFILVFTFPILAEYLGTYGPFYLYAAICLAGFFFIKFKVKETKGRTLEELEQNLIRH, encoded by the coding sequence ATGATTAATAGCTCCATGGCAACCGGTATTAAATTCAATACACCTTACATTTTGGGCATTTCCTTTGTTTCGGCACTTGGCGGATACCTTTTTGGTTTTGATTTTGCCGTGATTGCCGGCGCACTTCCCTTTTTGCGGACAGCTTTTCATTTGTCACCGGCGTGGGAGGGGTTTTTAACCGGGACATTGGCGTTAGGCTGTATCGCAGGATGTTTATTGGCTGGTAATATAGCCGATCGTTATGGACGAAAGCCTGGATTGATCATTTCGGCGGCAATTTTTGCGATTTCCTCTTTAGGGATGGCGTTTTCTCCGCATTTGCCGGAGTTTTTAATCATGCGCTTTTCGGCGGGGATAGGGGTCGGAATGGCTTCGATGCTAAGTCCACTTTATATTGCGGAAGTTTCGCCGGCCAATGTGCGTGGACGGAATGTAGCCATCAATCAATTAACTATTGTGCTCGGGATCTTAATCACTAACCTGGTGAATTATATGCTGGCTGGCAACGGTACCGCTACCTGGCGTTGGATGTTTGGCCTTGGGTTTATACCATCGTCCCTTTTTTTATTTGGTGTTTTGTTCCTGCCTGAAAGTCCGCGTTGGTTGTTAAAAGCGGGGCATACCCAAAAGGCCACGGCCATCCTTACAAAGATCGGGTCACCTGAATTTGTAAACCAATCACTGCTTGAGATCGGAAAAATGGTAAAACAGGGCGAAACAGGTTCGTATAGCGCTGTTTTCGCCAAAGCTGTGCGGCCTGCCGTCGTGGTGGGCATTACATTGGCCGTTTTTCAACAGTTCTGTGGTATCAATGTGGTTTTTAATTACACCTCTACAATTTTCAAATCCGTCGGGGCTAACCTTGATAAGCAATTGCTGGAGACTGTTGCCATCGGCATAGTCAATACGCTTTTTACTTTACTGGCGATGTGGCAGGTAGATAAATTAGGGCGGCGCCCGTTAATGCTGATAGGTTCGCTGGGTTTGTCGGTAGTATACGTGGTTTTAGCATTTTTGCTTATGCAACAATCAGGCATTATTGCCATCTCGGTTTTTGTATTGCTCGCAATTGGATTATACGCAACTTCACTGGCGCCGGTAACCTGGGTAATTATTTCTGAAATTTTTCCTAATAATATTCGGGGAACAGCGTCGTCTGTTGCTGTTGTCAGCCTTTGGATCGCCTATTTTATCCTTGTGTTTACTTTCCCCATACTAGCCGAATATTTAGGCACCTATGGGCCATTCTATTTATATGCAGCCATCTGCCTTGCTGGTTTTTTCTTCATAAAATTCAAAGTAAAAGAAACAAAAGGCCGGACACTGGAGGAATTAGAGCAGAATTTGATCCGGCATTGA